From the genome of Terriglobales bacterium, one region includes:
- the lspA gene encoding signal peptidase II, translating to MSANHARGFHVFVAFGVLALDRFSKWLVASRINLHDTITVIPGFFRITHVENSGAAFGLFSDSSFEWKLALLILFSLVALAVVSVLLWKNSHIVNATGTALSLIMGGALGNLWDRMISGHVVDFLDFNIGSYHWPSFNVADSAIVIGAFLLVGDILWSKTPEHERVR from the coding sequence ATGAGCGCGAATCACGCACGGGGATTTCACGTATTCGTTGCGTTTGGGGTGCTTGCACTCGACCGCTTCTCGAAGTGGTTGGTTGCAAGCCGTATTAACCTCCACGATACGATTACGGTTATCCCCGGGTTCTTTCGCATCACCCACGTCGAAAACAGCGGCGCCGCGTTTGGCTTGTTTTCTGATTCGTCGTTCGAGTGGAAGCTCGCGTTGCTCATCCTCTTTTCGCTCGTCGCTCTCGCCGTGGTGAGTGTTCTGCTTTGGAAGAACAGCCATATCGTGAACGCCACCGGGACCGCCCTATCCCTCATCATGGGCGGCGCGCTCGGGAACCTGTGGGACCGCATGATCTCCGGTCATGTGGTCGACTTTCTCGACTTCAACATCGGAAGCTACCACTGGCCATCGTTTAATGTTGCCGACAGCGCCATCGTGATCGGTGCGTTTCTATTGGTGGGCGATATTCTGTGGAGCAAGACACCCGAGCACGAGCGCGTTCGGTAG
- a CDS encoding DUF5666 domain-containing protein: MDRVAGTVVSISADAVVIKPETGDSVTVKISPETRIRKDRNEAKLSDFKAGDRIFAAGKLNEDKSLAAVMIGGGEMGGGRMMMMGPGGQPPSPEELVKMGLGTRFVVGEVKAIDETKLIILRPDGQSQTIEVDESTSFRSGRDESVTLADVKVGDRIMARGEMKNGIFVPQSLRIGGGPGGPMIFERHGEGDAPPQQHK; encoded by the coding sequence TTGGATCGCGTTGCTGGAACCGTGGTCTCCATCAGCGCCGATGCCGTTGTCATTAAGCCTGAGACGGGCGACAGCGTGACCGTAAAGATCAGCCCGGAGACTCGTATCCGCAAAGACCGGAATGAGGCGAAACTGTCCGACTTCAAGGCCGGTGACCGTATCTTCGCGGCCGGAAAGCTGAATGAAGATAAGAGCCTTGCTGCCGTGATGATCGGTGGTGGTGAGATGGGCGGCGGCCGAATGATGATGATGGGCCCTGGAGGACAGCCTCCCTCACCTGAAGAATTGGTAAAGATGGGGCTCGGTACCAGATTTGTCGTCGGCGAGGTCAAGGCGATTGACGAAACCAAGCTCATCATTCTTCGGCCTGACGGTCAAAGCCAAACCATTGAAGTAGACGAAAGCACATCGTTCCGTAGCGGTCGCGACGAAAGCGTCACGCTTGCCGACGTGAAGGTCGGCGATCGCATCATGGCCCGTGGCGAGATGAAGAACGGGATCTTCGTTCCGCAGTCGCTGCGGATTGGCGGAGGACCGGGCGGTCCGATGATCTTTGAACGCCATGGCGAGGGCGATGCTCCTCCACAGCAACACAAGTAA
- a CDS encoding TonB-dependent receptor encodes MRRVLLIFIPILLVLAASAQNDATAATSLTQTFEIRGTATSGKTPLPGVTITATNTLTGKKIATSTDAQGNFVLQPPARGRWVIKADFPAFAAVTKEAVINPSTPSARVDLDLVLLSRVPKTTDQVALQQTLAGVMNNRGAQSLSLTGTGMQGDGSTSDMPTDAPAMASSADAMNESVSFAGSSGRTQDFGSHVDDIRDRIEEMRARGELGQGGDMMMMGGGPGGGPGNVVIIAGPGGGGGPGMPRMRIGRGNLNRPHGSIFYSAGNSIFDAAPYSLSGTAADKPEYSSNRFGGTIGGPLPKFIDPSQKTFTFLNIFGTRSSNPYQVFSHVPTALERSGDFSQTLLSNGQSVQIYDPNTGTVGNKISNIDPIASGLLNYIPLPNQPGLQNYRFSDSAENNSVNIGFRIMRSFGSGASAGPRRGPFGRNNINFGLNYTNSDSDQLRPFQTVRGTSKSTGWNVNGGYTKSFGKWTNQLRVSYNRNKIDITNLYAGITDIEGGLGITGVSQNPQDWGLPSLAFANYSGLSDVSPVLRTDNNIMLGDTVMWRRGKHNIRFGGDYRRQLTNLKSNTNPRGSFTFTGLATSINGATGTGYDFADFLLGIPQQTSIQYSPNQYSFASNGWNFFFMDDWRVAANLSVNVGLRYEYTGPFTEAHNQLVNLDPSSGFTGVVPVQPGQSSPNNGVYPNSLVNPDRNNWAPRIGIAWKPMDKTVVRAGYGINYNLAQYRSIVQQLAFQPPFSFTQTNVLSPSTPLSLANGFPAATEGITNNYGIDVNYGLGYVQMWNLNIQRELKGNFMLNVGYTGSKGTGLDIVRAPNRGPEGLRIEGVQPFLWESSEGSSILHAGNVRLRRRFTKGVSFGATYTFSKSIDNASSIGGGATVVAQNDLDLAAERGLSSFDQRHRFTGDFMIGLPFGDGRKWLSHPGMLRTVFGDWNWNGSFNIASGFPFTARILGSYSDVSRGTNGTLRADYTGAPISLDSRSVQQWFNTAAFVLPATGQFGNAGRNTIVGPSTVTFNMSLGKEIQLREMMGLEIRADATNIFNTPQFTSIDTVVNSPTFGQVVGVGSTRRIQLSARYRF; translated from the coding sequence ATGCGCAGAGTGCTTCTCATCTTCATACCGATCCTTCTGGTCTTGGCGGCGTCGGCTCAGAACGATGCCACGGCAGCGACCTCACTGACCCAGACGTTCGAGATTCGCGGAACGGCAACATCCGGCAAAACGCCGCTGCCCGGCGTCACGATTACGGCAACGAACACCCTCACCGGAAAGAAGATCGCCACATCTACCGACGCGCAGGGCAACTTCGTGCTTCAACCGCCGGCACGCGGCCGTTGGGTGATCAAGGCCGACTTCCCTGCCTTCGCAGCGGTAACAAAGGAAGCTGTCATCAATCCCAGCACTCCTTCCGCGCGCGTTGATCTCGATCTCGTCCTTCTCTCTCGCGTTCCGAAAACCACCGATCAAGTCGCGCTCCAGCAGACGCTCGCGGGAGTGATGAACAATCGCGGCGCTCAATCACTTTCCCTGACGGGAACCGGCATGCAAGGCGACGGAAGCACTTCCGATATGCCGACGGACGCCCCCGCCATGGCAAGTTCTGCCGATGCGATGAATGAGTCGGTCTCGTTTGCCGGTTCCTCCGGCCGAACCCAGGATTTTGGCAGCCACGTGGACGACATTCGCGACCGCATCGAAGAAATGCGCGCACGAGGCGAACTCGGCCAGGGCGGCGACATGATGATGATGGGCGGCGGTCCCGGCGGAGGTCCAGGCAACGTCGTGATCATCGCTGGACCCGGTGGTGGCGGGGGCCCGGGGATGCCGCGCATGAGAATTGGGCGTGGAAATCTGAACCGTCCTCACGGATCGATCTTCTATTCCGCAGGAAACTCCATCTTTGACGCTGCCCCATATTCCTTGAGTGGCACTGCGGCCGATAAGCCTGAGTACTCATCGAATCGATTCGGCGGAACCATCGGCGGACCGTTGCCGAAATTCATCGACCCTTCGCAGAAGACTTTTACGTTTCTGAACATATTCGGCACACGCTCCTCGAATCCATACCAGGTCTTCTCGCATGTGCCGACCGCACTCGAACGCAGCGGCGACTTCTCGCAGACATTACTGTCCAACGGTCAGAGCGTCCAAATCTACGACCCGAACACTGGCACCGTGGGCAACAAGATCAGCAATATCGATCCCATCGCATCCGGACTGCTCAATTACATCCCGTTGCCGAACCAGCCTGGCCTTCAGAACTACCGCTTCAGCGATTCCGCCGAAAACAACAGTGTGAACATTGGTTTTCGCATCATGCGGTCCTTCGGTTCTGGCGCTTCTGCCGGGCCGCGTCGCGGACCGTTTGGCCGGAACAACATCAACTTCGGACTGAACTACACGAACAGTGACAGCGACCAGTTGCGTCCATTTCAGACTGTCCGGGGCACCTCGAAGAGTACGGGGTGGAACGTTAACGGCGGATATACCAAGAGCTTCGGCAAATGGACGAACCAGCTTCGCGTCAGCTACAACCGTAATAAGATCGACATCACCAACCTGTATGCGGGTATTACTGACATTGAGGGAGGACTTGGCATCACCGGTGTCTCACAGAACCCGCAGGATTGGGGACTTCCTTCTTTAGCTTTCGCGAACTACTCAGGTCTGTCCGATGTTTCTCCTGTCCTGAGAACTGACAACAACATCATGTTGGGCGATACCGTCATGTGGCGTCGCGGGAAGCACAATATTCGCTTCGGAGGCGATTACCGCCGCCAGCTCACTAATCTAAAGAGCAACACGAATCCCCGCGGCTCCTTCACGTTCACCGGCTTGGCCACTTCCATTAACGGTGCCACCGGAACCGGCTACGACTTCGCCGACTTCCTGCTCGGTATTCCGCAACAGACCTCCATTCAGTACAGTCCGAACCAGTACTCCTTTGCGTCGAACGGCTGGAACTTTTTCTTCATGGATGATTGGCGGGTCGCCGCGAATCTCAGCGTTAACGTCGGACTGCGTTACGAATACACCGGCCCATTCACGGAAGCGCACAATCAGCTCGTGAATCTCGATCCCTCATCAGGATTCACCGGGGTCGTTCCCGTACAACCGGGGCAATCGAGTCCAAACAACGGCGTCTATCCAAATTCTTTAGTAAACCCGGATCGTAATAACTGGGCGCCGCGCATCGGCATCGCGTGGAAGCCGATGGACAAAACGGTCGTCCGCGCCGGCTATGGCATTAACTACAACCTTGCGCAGTATCGAAGCATTGTCCAGCAGCTCGCCTTCCAGCCACCATTTTCGTTTACGCAGACAAACGTGCTGTCTCCCTCCACGCCACTGTCTCTGGCCAATGGCTTTCCCGCAGCTACCGAAGGCATTACCAACAACTACGGCATCGACGTGAATTACGGCCTTGGCTATGTGCAGATGTGGAACCTCAACATCCAGCGAGAGCTTAAGGGCAACTTCATGTTGAATGTCGGTTATACCGGCAGCAAGGGAACCGGACTTGACATTGTGCGCGCACCGAATCGCGGGCCTGAAGGACTTCGCATCGAAGGCGTACAGCCTTTCCTGTGGGAATCGTCGGAGGGCAGTTCGATCCTTCACGCTGGCAACGTTCGTCTGCGCAGGCGTTTCACCAAAGGAGTTTCCTTCGGCGCGACTTACACCTTCTCGAAATCCATCGACAACGCGTCCTCGATCGGAGGGGGCGCCACCGTTGTGGCTCAAAACGATCTGGATCTCGCCGCCGAGCGGGGCCTCTCCAGTTTCGACCAACGCCACAGGTTCACAGGCGATTTCATGATCGGGCTTCCCTTTGGCGACGGGCGCAAGTGGCTTTCACACCCAGGAATGCTTCGCACAGTGTTTGGCGATTGGAACTGGAATGGCAGCTTCAACATCGCTTCCGGATTCCCTTTCACCGCGCGCATCCTCGGCAGCTATAGCGATGTCAGCCGTGGCACCAACGGCACTCTCCGCGCCGACTATACCGGTGCTCCAATCTCTCTCGATAGCCGCTCTGTGCAGCAATGGTTCAACACAGCGGCGTTCGTGCTTCCCGCTACCGGACAATTTGGCAATGCAGGCCGCAATACGATCGTTGGCCCCTCGACGGTCACCTTCAACATGTCCCTGGGTAAGGAGATTCAACTCAGGGAGATGATGGGCCTCGAGATTCGCGCCGATGCGACCAACATCTTCAACACGCCGCAGTTCACCAGTATTGACACCGTCGTGAATTCGCCTACATTCGGACAGGTGGTAGGCGTGGGATCAACCCGACGGATTCAACTTTCGGCGAGGTACCGCTTCTAG
- a CDS encoding VWA domain-containing protein: MTILPHRGLHRFTAAALALVFALSPLSAVAQQAAASYTFRVNSDLVLVNIVARDKSGNLVRDLKRDDFTVQEDGKAQQIQSFDLLTPDAAPPADALVQTATTTKTQAGPRIVAPGNAPNELIRDKRLIVLFFDLSAMEPEEVDRAVKSARDYVDKQMSSADLVGVVTLGDSMQVAQEFTDNRDALRTVIARIGGTEGEGFQAEDTTSETGAQYTPDDSEYNIFNSDRRLQAITALSQSLSRFQQKKSILYFSGGMERTGTENQSQLRTAINTAVRSNVSLYAVDSRGLQALPPGGDSSRASLRGVSAYSGAAVQSDLDSNFSSQETLVTLASDTGGKAFLDSNDFSPAFKRIQADTSSYYLLGYRSTNKNMDGRYRRITIKINRKDLKLEYRPGYYGPRDFAHSSKEDRETELEEEMMAELPRTDLPVYLETAFFRMQNDRYYVPVSIVVPGSAIPVRGNATDKTTAVLDILGLVREAGTKFPVGNVRDTVKIGVDAGSGTARKNVQYSTGFNLPPGKYSLKFVIRDNQDGRIGTFETTLTVPDLKKSPLKMSSIILSSQAGPAGKEKKSPLVRNGAEILPNLAHVFSNGQKMTVFFEVYEPAKMKSPDGKNGNAVRVLTALQFFSGRVKVFETPVVEAGVITTPERKAASFQLDVPLQDLKPGWYTCQLSVIDDASGAFAFPRFAVRVDERRN, from the coding sequence ATGACCATTCTTCCCCATCGCGGGTTACACCGCTTCACGGCAGCCGCACTCGCTCTCGTCTTCGCCTTGTCGCCATTGTCGGCCGTGGCGCAACAGGCAGCCGCCAGCTACACGTTTCGGGTGAACTCCGACCTCGTGCTGGTCAACATTGTTGCTCGCGACAAGTCCGGCAATTTGGTTCGCGACCTGAAGCGTGATGACTTCACCGTTCAGGAAGACGGCAAGGCACAGCAGATCCAGTCCTTCGATCTCCTTACCCCTGATGCCGCGCCTCCCGCAGACGCCCTTGTTCAGACAGCAACTACCACAAAGACCCAGGCTGGACCACGCATCGTCGCACCCGGCAATGCGCCCAATGAACTCATCCGCGACAAGCGACTTATCGTTCTGTTCTTCGATCTCAGCGCCATGGAACCCGAGGAAGTCGATCGCGCGGTGAAGTCCGCCCGCGACTATGTTGACAAGCAGATGTCCTCCGCCGATCTGGTCGGCGTCGTCACGCTCGGCGACTCCATGCAGGTGGCGCAGGAATTCACGGATAACCGTGATGCTCTCCGGACAGTGATCGCTCGCATCGGGGGAACCGAAGGCGAAGGCTTTCAGGCGGAAGACACAACTTCGGAGACCGGTGCCCAATACACTCCCGACGATAGCGAATACAACATCTTCAATTCCGATCGCCGATTACAGGCCATCACGGCTCTATCTCAGTCGCTCTCTCGGTTCCAGCAGAAGAAATCGATCCTCTACTTCTCGGGAGGCATGGAGCGCACCGGCACGGAAAATCAGTCGCAGTTACGCACAGCCATCAACACTGCGGTTCGCTCCAACGTTTCGCTTTATGCCGTCGACAGTCGTGGCCTTCAGGCACTTCCGCCGGGTGGCGACTCGAGTCGCGCCAGCCTGCGTGGCGTAAGCGCTTATTCCGGCGCTGCCGTACAAAGCGATCTCGATTCCAACTTCTCCTCACAGGAGACCCTCGTTACGCTTGCCTCGGACACTGGTGGCAAGGCCTTTCTCGACAGCAACGATTTCTCTCCGGCATTCAAGCGCATCCAGGCCGATACATCTTCTTACTACCTGCTTGGATATCGCAGCACGAACAAGAACATGGACGGGCGCTACCGTCGTATCACCATCAAGATCAATCGCAAAGATTTGAAGCTTGAGTATCGTCCCGGCTATTACGGACCGCGTGATTTCGCCCACTCCTCAAAAGAAGACCGCGAAACGGAACTCGAGGAAGAAATGATGGCCGAACTCCCTCGCACAGACCTTCCGGTCTACCTGGAGACCGCATTCTTCCGTATGCAGAATGATCGTTATTACGTTCCAGTCTCGATCGTTGTGCCCGGGTCGGCCATTCCGGTGCGAGGCAATGCCACCGACAAGACAACCGCTGTCTTGGACATTCTCGGTCTGGTCCGCGAAGCAGGGACAAAGTTCCCGGTCGGCAATGTTCGTGACACTGTCAAGATTGGCGTCGATGCCGGAAGCGGCACCGCTCGCAAGAATGTGCAGTACTCCACCGGATTCAATCTTCCCCCGGGCAAGTATTCGCTGAAGTTCGTTATCCGCGATAACCAGGATGGTCGCATCGGAACGTTCGAAACCACGCTGACGGTACCCGATCTGAAGAAATCTCCACTGAAGATGAGTTCCATCATCCTTTCTTCGCAGGCCGGACCGGCCGGTAAAGAAAAGAAGAGTCCTCTGGTACGCAACGGGGCGGAAATCCTTCCCAACCTGGCTCACGTCTTCTCGAATGGCCAGAAGATGACGGTGTTCTTCGAGGTTTACGAACCGGCAAAGATGAAATCGCCGGACGGGAAGAACGGCAATGCTGTCCGGGTCCTCACCGCACTTCAGTTCTTTAGCGGACGCGTGAAGGTTTTCGAGACGCCGGTGGTGGAAGCCGGTGTCATCACTACACCAGAAAGAAAAGCGGCATCGTTCCAATTGGACGTGCCGCTTCAAGACCTCAAACCCGGCTGGTACACCTGCCAGTTAAGCGTCATCGACGACGCCAGCGGAGCGTTCGCGTTTCCACGCTTCGCTGTGCGCGTCGACGAACGCCGCAACTAG
- a CDS encoding NAD-dependent malic enzyme — translation MKLAVKIDPATGQKYLSVDTKGKALLLNPVTNKGTAFATRERDELDLNGLIPPHVATMRQQLDRTYENFLNKSTNLEKFIYLSGLQDRNETLFYRLLLEHIDEMMPIVYTPVVGEACQKYSHIYRRARGLYISIDQKDHIENILRNSEISNPSVIVVTDGERILGLGDQGAGGMGIPIGKLCLYTLCAGVSPNSTLPITLDVGTDNEERLKDPLYLGLKHKRIRGEEYQAFVDAFVAAVQKVFPNTLLQWEDFLKGNAIHQLKRFRNKLCSFNDDIQGTAGVIVAGLFSALRITGGRMRDQRVVFAGAGASAQGISDLIVSAMVQEGLAESEARKQVWTVDSHGLVTKARTNLEDFKATYARDVEEVAKYRCADRTKITLVETICNVKPTVLLGTSGTPGTFSKDVIQMMASINERPIIFPLSNPTSKAECTAEDAIQWSDGRAIVASGSPFAPVTYNGKRYRIGQGNNSFIFPGVGLGISAARITRVTDSMFLEAARALAEKVTEEDLAETAVYPQLSRIRECSLAVACATVRQAVKEGYADEDILEGLEDNLRQAMWEPKYLPIRYEP, via the coding sequence ATGAAACTAGCCGTAAAAATCGATCCAGCGACGGGGCAAAAGTACCTATCGGTTGACACCAAAGGAAAGGCCTTGCTGCTGAACCCGGTCACCAATAAGGGCACTGCCTTCGCCACTCGCGAAAGAGATGAGCTTGACCTTAACGGTCTTATTCCCCCTCACGTTGCCACCATGCGCCAGCAACTGGACAGGACGTACGAGAACTTCCTGAACAAGTCGACGAACTTGGAGAAGTTCATCTATCTAAGCGGCCTGCAGGACCGGAACGAAACTCTGTTCTACCGGTTACTGCTGGAGCACATCGATGAGATGATGCCGATCGTCTATACGCCAGTGGTGGGAGAGGCATGCCAAAAGTATTCCCACATTTATCGCAGGGCCCGCGGCCTTTATATAAGTATTGATCAGAAAGATCACATCGAAAACATCCTGCGCAACTCCGAGATTTCGAATCCGTCGGTAATCGTTGTGACTGATGGTGAGCGCATCCTGGGACTTGGCGATCAAGGCGCAGGTGGAATGGGCATTCCGATCGGAAAGCTGTGTCTCTACACATTGTGCGCCGGGGTGTCACCGAACAGCACGCTTCCGATCACACTCGATGTCGGCACCGACAACGAAGAGCGGCTAAAGGACCCCTTGTACCTCGGCCTGAAGCACAAGCGCATTCGCGGTGAAGAGTACCAGGCGTTTGTTGATGCGTTTGTCGCGGCTGTCCAGAAGGTATTTCCGAACACACTACTGCAATGGGAAGACTTCCTGAAGGGCAACGCCATCCACCAGTTGAAACGTTTCCGTAACAAGCTGTGCTCGTTCAACGACGACATCCAGGGCACGGCGGGCGTGATTGTCGCCGGCCTTTTTAGCGCGTTACGAATCACCGGTGGACGCATGCGCGACCAGCGTGTGGTGTTTGCGGGTGCGGGTGCATCGGCACAGGGCATTTCGGACCTGATCGTGTCGGCGATGGTGCAGGAAGGGTTGGCAGAATCTGAGGCACGCAAGCAAGTCTGGACTGTCGACAGCCATGGCTTGGTGACAAAAGCGCGCACGAATCTGGAAGATTTCAAAGCCACTTACGCTCGAGACGTTGAGGAAGTCGCAAAGTACAGATGTGCAGATCGGACGAAGATCACTTTGGTCGAGACGATTTGCAACGTCAAACCGACCGTGCTGCTTGGCACGTCGGGAACACCGGGTACGTTCAGCAAGGACGTGATCCAGATGATGGCAAGTATCAATGAGCGTCCCATCATCTTCCCGTTGTCGAACCCGACATCGAAGGCGGAATGCACGGCCGAGGATGCGATCCAGTGGTCCGACGGGCGGGCGATTGTTGCTTCGGGAAGTCCGTTTGCCCCAGTGACGTACAACGGCAAGCGGTATCGCATCGGGCAGGGTAACAACTCCTTCATTTTCCCGGGAGTGGGTCTGGGCATCAGTGCCGCGAGAATCACTCGCGTCACAGACAGCATGTTCCTGGAAGCAGCTCGCGCTCTTGCGGAGAAAGTCACGGAAGAGGACCTGGCTGAAACGGCGGTATATCCGCAACTGTCGAGGATTCGCGAGTGCTCGCTGGCAGTGGCTTGTGCCACGGTTCGGCAAGCAGTGAAAGAAGGATACGCTGACGAAGATATCCTGGAAGGACTTGAGGACAACCTTCGTCAGGCGATGTGGGAACCGAAATATCTGCCGATCCGGTATGAACCCTAG